One genomic region from Rosa rugosa chromosome 1, drRosRugo1.1, whole genome shotgun sequence encodes:
- the LOC133725853 gene encoding uncharacterized protein LOC133725853, with protein sequence MLGRSTFSRTGNFRPENLGPNAVALIGNLCFTFFVFGVLIFTIIAATYEPEDPLFHPSTKISSFLTSKSNATFKSDDTEAKTGENFLAPNQTEFESFINATDVADMKSAATVAVEEAREAEVVPGSDCEGPIDCRDTEVFHLMMTAAIEKFKDIHFYKFGKAVRGENDTTCDMAWRYRPKEGKTASLYKDYRRFSILRSNCSPSVADIGEYHTGVNARKKKRNQRHGVQKTGGKQEEGKIFPVYGEQVNDNLPVVESEGSFSHGKYLIYVGGGDRCKSMNQYLWSFLCALGEAQYLNRTLVMDLSICLSSIYTKSNQDEEGKDFRFYFDFEHLSESASVLDQVQFWTDWDKWQKKDGLSLHLVENFQVTPMKLQYVKDSLIMRKFASVEPDNYWYRVCEGETESVIQRPWHLIWKSKRLMDIVSAIASRLNWDYDSVHIERGEKAQNKELWPNLAQDTSPDSLLATLKDKVEDGRNLYIATNEPETSFFDPLKDKYTTHFLDEYKDLWDEKSEWYSETTKLTSGVPVDFDGYMRVSVDTEVFLRGKKQIETFNDLTNDCKDGVNTCNTAAS encoded by the coding sequence ATGCTGGGTCGGTCCACATTTTCCAGAACCGGAAACTTCCGGCCTGAGAATCTGGGCCCCAATGCGGTTGCTTTGATCGGAAACCTGTGCTTCACGTTTTTCGTGTTTGGGGTACTAATCTTCACCATTATTGCCGCCACTTATGAACCTGAAGACCCTTTGTTTCACCCATCAACCAAGATCAGCAGTTTCCTCACATCCAAATCCAATGCCACTTTCAAATCCGATGACACTGAGGCCAAGACCGGCGAGAATTTCCTGGCTCCCAATCAAACCGAGTTTGAGAGCTTCATCAATGCAACTGATGTTGCTGACATGAAGTCGGCTGCGACCGTTGCGGTGGAAGAGGCTAGAGAGGCTGAAGTGGTGCCCGGCTCCGATTGTGAGGGTCCCATTGATTGCAGGGACACCGAGGTGTTCCATTTGATGATGACAGCTGCTATAGAAAAGTTTAAGGATATACATTTTTACAAATTTGGGAAAGCAGTTCGGGGTGAGAATGATACCACTTGTGATATGGCTTGGAGGTATAGGCCTAAGGAAGGGAAGACTGCTTCATTGTACAAGGACTATAGGAGGTTTAGTATTTTGAGGTCTAATTGTAGTCCGAGTGTGGCTGATATTGGAGAATACCATACAGGAGTAAATgctaggaagaagaagaggaatcaGAGACACGGGGTTCAGAAGACGGGTGGGAAGCAAGAAGAGGGGAAGATATTCCCAGTTTATGGGGAACAGGTGAATGATAATCTTCCGGTGGTGGAATCTGAGGGTTCATTTAGCCATGGTAAGTACTTGATTTATGTGGGTGGTGGAGACAGGTGCAAGAGCATGAACCAATacttgtggagttttttgtgTGCTTTAGGTGAAGCTCAATACCTGAACCGGACTTTGGTTATGGATTTGAGTATTTGTCTCTCGTCCATTTACACTAAATCAAATCAAGATGAGGAAGGGAAAGATTTCAGGTTTTACTTTGATTTCGAGCATTTAAGTGAGTCAGCATCTGTATTGGACCAGGTACAGTTTTGGACTGACTGGGATAAATGGCAGAAGAAAGATGGGCTGAGTCTTCATCTTGTGGAAAATTTTCAGGTCACACCTATGAAACTTCAATACGTGAAGGATTCTTTGATTATGAGAAAGTTTGCCTCTGTGGAACCAGACAATTATTGGTATAGGGTGTGTGAAGGGGAGACAGAATCTGTCATTCAACGACCATGGCATTTGATATGGAAATCGAAAAGGTTGATGGATATAGTGTCTGCAATTGCATCAAGATTGAACTGGGATTATGACTCTGTGCATattgagagaggagagaaggCACAGAACAAGGAGCTTTGGCCTAACCTTGCTCAGGATACTTCACCTGATTCACTTCTCGCGACCCTGAAGGACAAAGTTGAAGATGGCAGGAACCTCTACATTGCAACAAATGAACCAGAAACATCTTTCTTTGATCCTTTGAAGGACAAGTATACCACTCATTTCCTTGATGAGTACAAGGATCTTTGGGATGAAAAAAGCGAGTGGTACTCAGAGACCACCAAGCTTACCAGTGGAGTTCCAGTTGACTTTGATGGTTACATGAGGGTGTCAGTTGATACCGAAGTGTTCTTGAGAGGGAAAAAGCAGATTGAAACCTTCAATGATCTCACCAATGATTGCAAGGATGGTGTGAACACTTGCAACACCGCAGCGAGCTAA
- the LOC133725852 gene encoding ribonuclease E/G-like protein, chloroplastic isoform X2 yields MIMLIAGGVNFKYNYFIKREVWPSCDIIWRPGPEFSLSVPRPVNGGKLVVRDSWMRTTMSPIHPWGSLIEETYFPIQPLFSAPDPATDEDEIMKYLRSDMLESLPVLSIPMEKGMLDSDSELTANSTQKGFISHSDIIDPLLSDLRKDSAYSDGDLAVNPSQRVSISNSFSTERYQPVEEPWLVEPPPFFLVSKDMRGSDMSDNGNIEDGITNLDDTGNSLPEESNNLIPKEPVSTIILINSSICTMQRIALLEYGKLVELLLEPVKSTVQCDSVYLGVVTKLVPHMGGAFVNIGNSRPSLMDIKHNREPFIFPPFRRTKKTEANSHMFEEHMTADENERMSLDFEVTDDIMEISSQDDFVKSMHSDDEEHEIEDAFDLSDVKEHMNGSILDYGKVEADYPEGETSAIPVAINGSSNSQMSHPQNKKNGANTVTHENKWARVQKGTKVVVQVVKEGLGSKGPTLTAYPKLKSRFWILITRCDRIGISKKISGIERTRLKVIAKTLQPPGFGLTVRTVAAGHSLEELQKDLEGLVLTWKNITEHAKSAALAADEGVEGAVPVILHRAMGQTLSVVQDYFNETVEKMVVDSPRTYHEVTNYLQEIAPDLCDRVELYSKRIPLFDEFNIEEEINNMLSKRVPLANGGSLVIEQTEALVSVDVNGGHGMFGQGTSQEKAILEVNLAAAKQIARELRLRDIGGIIVVDFIDMADESNKRLVYEEAKKAVERDRSMVKVSELSRHGLMEITRKRVRPSVTFMISEPCTCCHATGRVEALETSFSKIEQEISRLLAMMERKPDPENPKSWPKFILRVDHHMCDYLTSGKRTRLALLSSSLKAWILLKVARGFTRGAFEVKPFTDEKAHKDLQQVTISMIRPTEARRTNNPGKRVTLFPVKKWKGGGK; encoded by the exons ATGATTATGTTG ATTGCTGGTGGTGTAAATTTCAAATATAACTATTTCATAAAGAGAGAAGTATGGCCTTCATGTGACATTATTTGGAGACCTGGACCTGAATTCTCTTTGTCAGTACCCCGACCTGTCAACGGTGGAAAACTCGTGGTGAGGGACTCATGGATGAGGACTACGATGTCTCCTATTCATCCATGGGGCTCATTGATAGAAGAGACATATTTTCCAATACAACCTTTATTCTCAGCTCCAGATCCAGCTACAG ATGAGGATGAGATTATGAAATACCTTAGAAGTGATATGTTAGAGTCACTGCCCGTCTTAAGTATTCCCATGGAGAAGGGAATGTTAGACTCTGATAGTGAACTTACAGCAAATTCTACACAGAAGGGCTTTATTTCTCATAGTGACATAATAGACCCATTGTTAAGTGATCTTAGGAAGGATAGTGCGTACTCTGATGGTGACCTTGCAGTGAATCCTAGTCAGAGGGTTTCAATTTCTAATAGCTTCTCAACAGAAAGATATCAACCTGTTGAGGAGCCCTGGTTAGTCGAACCACCTCCCTTCTTTCTTGTATCCAAGGATATGAGGGGGTCTGATATGTCAGACAATGGCAACATAGAAGATGGCATTACAAATTTGGATGATACAGGAAACTCTTTGCCTGAAGAAAGCAATAACCTAATTCCCAAGGAACCTGTTTCTACCATTATACTGATTAACTCTTCTATATGTACTATGCAAAGGATAGCTCTACTGGAATATGGGAAACTGGTTGAGCTACTATTGGAACCTGTTAAAAGTACTGTGCAGTGTGATAGCGTTTATCTAGGGGTGGTTACAAAACTTGTCCCCCATATGGGTGGGGCAtttgtaaatatagggaattctAGACCATCTCTAATGGACATCAAACACAACAGGGAGCCTTTTATATTCCCTCCATTCCGAAGGACAAAGAAAACGGAAGCCAACAGTCATATGTTCGAAGAACACATGACTGCAGATGAAAATGAACGCATGTCACTTGATTTCGAAGTGACTGATGACATCATGGAAATTAGCTCTCAGGACGATTTTGTAAAATCAATGCACAGTGACGATGAGGAGCATGAAATTGAGGATGCATTTGATCTCTCAGATGTTAAGGAACACATGAATGGTAGTATACTTGATTATGGCAAAGTAGAAGCTGATTATCCAGAAGGTGAAACTAGTGCCATTCCTGTTGCCATCAATGGTTCTAGCAATTCTCAAATGTCTCACCCCCAAAATAAGAAGAATGGTGCAAATACTGTCACTCATGAAAATAAGTGGGCCCGAGTTCAGAAGGGCACTAAAGTTGTTGTACAAGTTGTCAAAGAGGGGTTGGGTTCAAAAGGACCCACACTGACTGCTTATCCAAAATTAAAGAGCAGATTCTGG ATATTGATAACTCGTTGTGATAGAATTGGAATCTCCAAGAAAATCAGTGGTATTGAGCGTACACGATTGAAAGTCATTGCAAAAACTTTGCAGCCTCCAGGTTTTGGTCTGACTGTAAGGACTGTTGCTGCTGGCCATTCTTTAGAGGAACTGCAAAAAGATCTGGAAGGTTTGGTTTTAACTTGGAAGAATATCACGGAGCATGCAAAATCTGCAGCTCTTGCTGCAGATGAAGGTGTGGAAGGAGCCGTTCCTGTTATTCTGCATCGTGCAATGGGTCAGACGCTCTCAGTTGTGCAGGATTATTTTAATGAGACG GTTGAGAAAATGGTAGTTGACTCTCCAAGGACATATCATGAG GTTACCAATTACCTTCAGGAGATTGCCCCTGATCTTTGTGATCGAGTTGAGCTATACAGTAAAAGAATCCCTCTTTTTGATGAATTCAACATTGAAGAAGAGATCAACAATATGCTCAGTAAAAG GGTTCCACTTGCTAATGGAGGTTCTCTAGTGATTGAGCAAACTGAGGCATTAGTATCTGTTGATGTGAATGGGGGTCATGGGATGTTTGGTCAAGGAACCTCACAGGAGAAAGCTATTCTGGAAGTCAACCTTGCAGCTGCCAAACAG ATTGCAAGGGAGTTACGACTGAGAGATATTGGGGGCATAATTGTGGTAGATTTCATTGATATGGCCGATGAAT CAAATAAGAGATTGGTCTACGAAGAAGCTAAGAAGGCTGTTGAGAGAGATAGATCGATGGTTAAAGTCTCTGAACTGTCTAGGCATGGACTCATGGAAATAACGAGAAAGAGA GTACGACCTAGTGTGACATTTATGATTAGTGAACCATGTACTTGTTGTCATGCCACTGGGAGAGTAGAAGCCTTAGAGACCTCGTTCTCCAAAATTGAACAAGAAATTTCTCGATTGCTG GCAATGATGGAACGGAAACCAGACCCAGAGAACCCAAAATCTTGGCCAAAGTTCATTCTGAGAGTTGACCATCACATGTGTGACTACTTAACTTCTGGGAAAAGGACAAGACTTGCATTATTGAGTAGTTCCCTCAAAGCTTGGATTCTACTAAAG GTGGCTAGAGGTTTCACTAGGGGTGCATTTGAGGTAAAACCATTTACAGATGAAAAGGCACACAAAGATCTGCAGCAAGTCACCATTTCAATGATTCGACCTACAGAAGCCAGAAGAACTAACAATCCTGGAAAAAGGGTGACCCTATTTCCAGTAAAGAAATGGAAGGGTGGTGGGAAATGA
- the LOC133725852 gene encoding ribonuclease E/G-like protein, chloroplastic isoform X3: protein MDEDYDVSYSSMGLIDRRDIFSNTTFILSSRSSYSYLTDEDEIMKYLRSDMLESLPVLSIPMEKGMLDSDSELTANSTQKGFISHSDIIDPLLSDLRKDSAYSDGDLAVNPSQRVSISNSFSTERYQPVEEPWLVEPPPFFLVSKDMRGSDMSDNGNIEDGITNLDDTGNSLPEESNNLIPKEPVSTIILINSSICTMQRIALLEYGKLVELLLEPVKSTVQCDSVYLGVVTKLVPHMGGAFVNIGNSRPSLMDIKHNREPFIFPPFRRTKKTEANSHMFEEHMTADENERMSLDFEVTDDIMEISSQDDFVKSMHSDDEEHEIEDAFDLSDVKEHMNGSILDYGKVEADYPEGETSAIPVAINGSSNSQMSHPQNKKNGANTVTHENKWARVQKGTKVVVQVVKEGLGSKGPTLTAYPKLKSRFWILITRCDRIGISKKISGIERTRLKVIAKTLQPPGFGLTVRTVAAGHSLEELQKDLEGLVLTWKNITEHAKSAALAADEGVEGAVPVILHRAMGQTLSVVQDYFNETVEKMVVDSPRTYHEVTNYLQEIAPDLCDRVELYSKRIPLFDEFNIEEEINNMLSKRVPLANGGSLVIEQTEALVSVDVNGGHGMFGQGTSQEKAILEVNLAAAKQIARELRLRDIGGIIVVDFIDMADESNKRLVYEEAKKAVERDRSMVKVSELSRHGLMEITRKRVRPSVTFMISEPCTCCHATGRVEALETSFSKIEQEISRLLAMMERKPDPENPKSWPKFILRVDHHMCDYLTSGKRTRLALLSSSLKAWILLKVARGFTRGAFEVKPFTDEKAHKDLQQVTISMIRPTEARRTNNPGKRVTLFPVKKWKGGGK from the exons ATGGATGAGGACTACGATGTCTCCTATTCATCCATGGGGCTCATTGATAGAAGAGACATATTTTCCAATACAACCTTTATTCTCAGCTCCAGATCCAGCTACAG TTATTTGACAGATGAGGATGAGATTATGAAATACCTTAGAAGTGATATGTTAGAGTCACTGCCCGTCTTAAGTATTCCCATGGAGAAGGGAATGTTAGACTCTGATAGTGAACTTACAGCAAATTCTACACAGAAGGGCTTTATTTCTCATAGTGACATAATAGACCCATTGTTAAGTGATCTTAGGAAGGATAGTGCGTACTCTGATGGTGACCTTGCAGTGAATCCTAGTCAGAGGGTTTCAATTTCTAATAGCTTCTCAACAGAAAGATATCAACCTGTTGAGGAGCCCTGGTTAGTCGAACCACCTCCCTTCTTTCTTGTATCCAAGGATATGAGGGGGTCTGATATGTCAGACAATGGCAACATAGAAGATGGCATTACAAATTTGGATGATACAGGAAACTCTTTGCCTGAAGAAAGCAATAACCTAATTCCCAAGGAACCTGTTTCTACCATTATACTGATTAACTCTTCTATATGTACTATGCAAAGGATAGCTCTACTGGAATATGGGAAACTGGTTGAGCTACTATTGGAACCTGTTAAAAGTACTGTGCAGTGTGATAGCGTTTATCTAGGGGTGGTTACAAAACTTGTCCCCCATATGGGTGGGGCAtttgtaaatatagggaattctAGACCATCTCTAATGGACATCAAACACAACAGGGAGCCTTTTATATTCCCTCCATTCCGAAGGACAAAGAAAACGGAAGCCAACAGTCATATGTTCGAAGAACACATGACTGCAGATGAAAATGAACGCATGTCACTTGATTTCGAAGTGACTGATGACATCATGGAAATTAGCTCTCAGGACGATTTTGTAAAATCAATGCACAGTGACGATGAGGAGCATGAAATTGAGGATGCATTTGATCTCTCAGATGTTAAGGAACACATGAATGGTAGTATACTTGATTATGGCAAAGTAGAAGCTGATTATCCAGAAGGTGAAACTAGTGCCATTCCTGTTGCCATCAATGGTTCTAGCAATTCTCAAATGTCTCACCCCCAAAATAAGAAGAATGGTGCAAATACTGTCACTCATGAAAATAAGTGGGCCCGAGTTCAGAAGGGCACTAAAGTTGTTGTACAAGTTGTCAAAGAGGGGTTGGGTTCAAAAGGACCCACACTGACTGCTTATCCAAAATTAAAGAGCAGATTCTGG ATATTGATAACTCGTTGTGATAGAATTGGAATCTCCAAGAAAATCAGTGGTATTGAGCGTACACGATTGAAAGTCATTGCAAAAACTTTGCAGCCTCCAGGTTTTGGTCTGACTGTAAGGACTGTTGCTGCTGGCCATTCTTTAGAGGAACTGCAAAAAGATCTGGAAGGTTTGGTTTTAACTTGGAAGAATATCACGGAGCATGCAAAATCTGCAGCTCTTGCTGCAGATGAAGGTGTGGAAGGAGCCGTTCCTGTTATTCTGCATCGTGCAATGGGTCAGACGCTCTCAGTTGTGCAGGATTATTTTAATGAGACG GTTGAGAAAATGGTAGTTGACTCTCCAAGGACATATCATGAG GTTACCAATTACCTTCAGGAGATTGCCCCTGATCTTTGTGATCGAGTTGAGCTATACAGTAAAAGAATCCCTCTTTTTGATGAATTCAACATTGAAGAAGAGATCAACAATATGCTCAGTAAAAG GGTTCCACTTGCTAATGGAGGTTCTCTAGTGATTGAGCAAACTGAGGCATTAGTATCTGTTGATGTGAATGGGGGTCATGGGATGTTTGGTCAAGGAACCTCACAGGAGAAAGCTATTCTGGAAGTCAACCTTGCAGCTGCCAAACAG ATTGCAAGGGAGTTACGACTGAGAGATATTGGGGGCATAATTGTGGTAGATTTCATTGATATGGCCGATGAAT CAAATAAGAGATTGGTCTACGAAGAAGCTAAGAAGGCTGTTGAGAGAGATAGATCGATGGTTAAAGTCTCTGAACTGTCTAGGCATGGACTCATGGAAATAACGAGAAAGAGA GTACGACCTAGTGTGACATTTATGATTAGTGAACCATGTACTTGTTGTCATGCCACTGGGAGAGTAGAAGCCTTAGAGACCTCGTTCTCCAAAATTGAACAAGAAATTTCTCGATTGCTG GCAATGATGGAACGGAAACCAGACCCAGAGAACCCAAAATCTTGGCCAAAGTTCATTCTGAGAGTTGACCATCACATGTGTGACTACTTAACTTCTGGGAAAAGGACAAGACTTGCATTATTGAGTAGTTCCCTCAAAGCTTGGATTCTACTAAAG GTGGCTAGAGGTTTCACTAGGGGTGCATTTGAGGTAAAACCATTTACAGATGAAAAGGCACACAAAGATCTGCAGCAAGTCACCATTTCAATGATTCGACCTACAGAAGCCAGAAGAACTAACAATCCTGGAAAAAGGGTGACCCTATTTCCAGTAAAGAAATGGAAGGGTGGTGGGAAATGA
- the LOC133725852 gene encoding ribonuclease E/G-like protein, chloroplastic isoform X1 produces MEVGRLMDIPEPHTCPRRHRTLFSSSSCLPPSLSVRFLSPYIYHHIPLGNVFRFSLCTAKQCSLQRAPIKSMEKGKSNTSLKGMCNIVWTIEADLEAGQFLYVTGDLSALGSWEPENAILMSHTEHTNLWKAELEIAGGVNFKYNYFIKREVWPSCDIIWRPGPEFSLSVPRPVNGGKLVVRDSWMRTTMSPIHPWGSLIEETYFPIQPLFSAPDPATDEDEIMKYLRSDMLESLPVLSIPMEKGMLDSDSELTANSTQKGFISHSDIIDPLLSDLRKDSAYSDGDLAVNPSQRVSISNSFSTERYQPVEEPWLVEPPPFFLVSKDMRGSDMSDNGNIEDGITNLDDTGNSLPEESNNLIPKEPVSTIILINSSICTMQRIALLEYGKLVELLLEPVKSTVQCDSVYLGVVTKLVPHMGGAFVNIGNSRPSLMDIKHNREPFIFPPFRRTKKTEANSHMFEEHMTADENERMSLDFEVTDDIMEISSQDDFVKSMHSDDEEHEIEDAFDLSDVKEHMNGSILDYGKVEADYPEGETSAIPVAINGSSNSQMSHPQNKKNGANTVTHENKWARVQKGTKVVVQVVKEGLGSKGPTLTAYPKLKSRFWILITRCDRIGISKKISGIERTRLKVIAKTLQPPGFGLTVRTVAAGHSLEELQKDLEGLVLTWKNITEHAKSAALAADEGVEGAVPVILHRAMGQTLSVVQDYFNETVEKMVVDSPRTYHEVTNYLQEIAPDLCDRVELYSKRIPLFDEFNIEEEINNMLSKRVPLANGGSLVIEQTEALVSVDVNGGHGMFGQGTSQEKAILEVNLAAAKQIARELRLRDIGGIIVVDFIDMADESNKRLVYEEAKKAVERDRSMVKVSELSRHGLMEITRKRVRPSVTFMISEPCTCCHATGRVEALETSFSKIEQEISRLLAMMERKPDPENPKSWPKFILRVDHHMCDYLTSGKRTRLALLSSSLKAWILLKVARGFTRGAFEVKPFTDEKAHKDLQQVTISMIRPTEARRTNNPGKRVTLFPVKKWKGGGK; encoded by the exons ATGGAGGTCGGGCGGCTCATGGACATTCCCGAACCTCATACTTGTCCTCGGCGCCACCGCACCctcttctcctcttcctcttgcCTCCCTCCTTCGCTTAGCGTCAGGTTTCTATCGCC GTACATATACCATCACATACCCCTTGGAAATGTGTTCAGATTTTCTCTTTGTACAGCAAAGCAATGCTCTTTGCAAAGAGCTCCTATAAAGTCCATGGAGAAAG GCAAGTCAAATACTTCTCTTAAAGGAATGTGCAATATAGTTTGGACAATCGAGGCTGATCTGGAAGCTGGTCAGTTTTTGTACGTCACTGGGGACCTTTCAGCTCTCGGCTCCTGGGAACCAGAGAACGCTATACTAATGTCTCATACAGAACATACAAACTTATGGAAGGCTGAACTCGAG ATTGCTGGTGGTGTAAATTTCAAATATAACTATTTCATAAAGAGAGAAGTATGGCCTTCATGTGACATTATTTGGAGACCTGGACCTGAATTCTCTTTGTCAGTACCCCGACCTGTCAACGGTGGAAAACTCGTGGTGAGGGACTCATGGATGAGGACTACGATGTCTCCTATTCATCCATGGGGCTCATTGATAGAAGAGACATATTTTCCAATACAACCTTTATTCTCAGCTCCAGATCCAGCTACAG ATGAGGATGAGATTATGAAATACCTTAGAAGTGATATGTTAGAGTCACTGCCCGTCTTAAGTATTCCCATGGAGAAGGGAATGTTAGACTCTGATAGTGAACTTACAGCAAATTCTACACAGAAGGGCTTTATTTCTCATAGTGACATAATAGACCCATTGTTAAGTGATCTTAGGAAGGATAGTGCGTACTCTGATGGTGACCTTGCAGTGAATCCTAGTCAGAGGGTTTCAATTTCTAATAGCTTCTCAACAGAAAGATATCAACCTGTTGAGGAGCCCTGGTTAGTCGAACCACCTCCCTTCTTTCTTGTATCCAAGGATATGAGGGGGTCTGATATGTCAGACAATGGCAACATAGAAGATGGCATTACAAATTTGGATGATACAGGAAACTCTTTGCCTGAAGAAAGCAATAACCTAATTCCCAAGGAACCTGTTTCTACCATTATACTGATTAACTCTTCTATATGTACTATGCAAAGGATAGCTCTACTGGAATATGGGAAACTGGTTGAGCTACTATTGGAACCTGTTAAAAGTACTGTGCAGTGTGATAGCGTTTATCTAGGGGTGGTTACAAAACTTGTCCCCCATATGGGTGGGGCAtttgtaaatatagggaattctAGACCATCTCTAATGGACATCAAACACAACAGGGAGCCTTTTATATTCCCTCCATTCCGAAGGACAAAGAAAACGGAAGCCAACAGTCATATGTTCGAAGAACACATGACTGCAGATGAAAATGAACGCATGTCACTTGATTTCGAAGTGACTGATGACATCATGGAAATTAGCTCTCAGGACGATTTTGTAAAATCAATGCACAGTGACGATGAGGAGCATGAAATTGAGGATGCATTTGATCTCTCAGATGTTAAGGAACACATGAATGGTAGTATACTTGATTATGGCAAAGTAGAAGCTGATTATCCAGAAGGTGAAACTAGTGCCATTCCTGTTGCCATCAATGGTTCTAGCAATTCTCAAATGTCTCACCCCCAAAATAAGAAGAATGGTGCAAATACTGTCACTCATGAAAATAAGTGGGCCCGAGTTCAGAAGGGCACTAAAGTTGTTGTACAAGTTGTCAAAGAGGGGTTGGGTTCAAAAGGACCCACACTGACTGCTTATCCAAAATTAAAGAGCAGATTCTGG ATATTGATAACTCGTTGTGATAGAATTGGAATCTCCAAGAAAATCAGTGGTATTGAGCGTACACGATTGAAAGTCATTGCAAAAACTTTGCAGCCTCCAGGTTTTGGTCTGACTGTAAGGACTGTTGCTGCTGGCCATTCTTTAGAGGAACTGCAAAAAGATCTGGAAGGTTTGGTTTTAACTTGGAAGAATATCACGGAGCATGCAAAATCTGCAGCTCTTGCTGCAGATGAAGGTGTGGAAGGAGCCGTTCCTGTTATTCTGCATCGTGCAATGGGTCAGACGCTCTCAGTTGTGCAGGATTATTTTAATGAGACG GTTGAGAAAATGGTAGTTGACTCTCCAAGGACATATCATGAG GTTACCAATTACCTTCAGGAGATTGCCCCTGATCTTTGTGATCGAGTTGAGCTATACAGTAAAAGAATCCCTCTTTTTGATGAATTCAACATTGAAGAAGAGATCAACAATATGCTCAGTAAAAG GGTTCCACTTGCTAATGGAGGTTCTCTAGTGATTGAGCAAACTGAGGCATTAGTATCTGTTGATGTGAATGGGGGTCATGGGATGTTTGGTCAAGGAACCTCACAGGAGAAAGCTATTCTGGAAGTCAACCTTGCAGCTGCCAAACAG ATTGCAAGGGAGTTACGACTGAGAGATATTGGGGGCATAATTGTGGTAGATTTCATTGATATGGCCGATGAAT CAAATAAGAGATTGGTCTACGAAGAAGCTAAGAAGGCTGTTGAGAGAGATAGATCGATGGTTAAAGTCTCTGAACTGTCTAGGCATGGACTCATGGAAATAACGAGAAAGAGA GTACGACCTAGTGTGACATTTATGATTAGTGAACCATGTACTTGTTGTCATGCCACTGGGAGAGTAGAAGCCTTAGAGACCTCGTTCTCCAAAATTGAACAAGAAATTTCTCGATTGCTG GCAATGATGGAACGGAAACCAGACCCAGAGAACCCAAAATCTTGGCCAAAGTTCATTCTGAGAGTTGACCATCACATGTGTGACTACTTAACTTCTGGGAAAAGGACAAGACTTGCATTATTGAGTAGTTCCCTCAAAGCTTGGATTCTACTAAAG GTGGCTAGAGGTTTCACTAGGGGTGCATTTGAGGTAAAACCATTTACAGATGAAAAGGCACACAAAGATCTGCAGCAAGTCACCATTTCAATGATTCGACCTACAGAAGCCAGAAGAACTAACAATCCTGGAAAAAGGGTGACCCTATTTCCAGTAAAGAAATGGAAGGGTGGTGGGAAATGA